A region of Daphnia carinata strain CSIRO-1 chromosome 10, CSIRO_AGI_Dcar_HiC_V3, whole genome shotgun sequence DNA encodes the following proteins:
- the LOC130701298 gene encoding phosphatidylserine decarboxylase proenzyme, mitochondrial-like isoform X2, protein MSALFVRLPQTAFRINLHRVIIPCQQRCTSQLLSLPLRPGSTYYQRGPFTRPIFRRSVSSSTGESNDVKATSAMAATAAFKGAKNSRWRRFVLKPFVFVQFFLGIGLLAIALKQFRRKNTHPAQSPELIAKDWEILYYRIIPFRAISRAWGWLTNCHLPVWARQPLLGLYARTFNCNLEEAMDGNLDNYSCLAEFFRRKLKNGVRPIDPASTVVAPSDGTVLNFGRVTAGMMEQVKGVSYPLGEFLGPAYWRNGPEVRPPGQTEMEYEKSLLVNKENDLFHCVIYLAPGDYHCFHSPVDWTVNFRRHFPGALLSVNPSIAKWVAGLFSLNERAVYVGQWKHGFFSMTPVGATNVGSIRVYGDQDLRTNCTKWALPLPYYDRYMGPAESDSKEIPLHKGEIFGEFNLGSTIVLIFEAPKDFEFSIRPGEKIRMGQSLHVTGSSVKQEAVAH, encoded by the exons ATGTCAGCTCTGTTTGTCCGGTTACCTCAAACAGCCTTTAGAATAAATCTTCACCGAGTTATTATTCCTTGCCAACAAAGATGCACTAGTCAATTGCTGTCATTGCCTTTACGACCTGGCTCCACATACTACCAAAGAG GGCCGTTCACGAGGCCGATCTTCAGGCGAAGCGTGTCGTCCTCAACTGGCGAATCAAACGATGTTAAAGCCACGTCGGCCATGGCGGCCACCGCCGCATTTAAAGGTGCTAAAAATTCGCGGTGGCGTCGGTTCGTGTTGAAGCCTTTCGTCTTCGTCCAGTTCTTCTTGGGCATTGGATTGCTGGCCATCGCCTTGAAACAGTTCCGGCGCAAAAACACTCATCCAGCGCAATCTCCAGAACTTATCGCCAAAGATTGGGAG ATCCTGTACTATCGCATCATCCCCTTCCGTGCCATATCTCGCGCATGGGGTTGGTTAACCAACTGCCATTTACCGGTTTGGGCGCGACAGCCGCTTTTG GGTCTGTACGCCCGTACGTTCAACTGCAACCTGGAAGAAGCGATGGATGGCAATCTGGATAATTACTCATGTCTTGCTGAATTCTTTAGAAGGAAACTCAAGAACGGAGTGAGACCCATTGATCCGGCCAGTACGGTGGTAGCGCCTTCGGATGGAACCGTGTTGAATTTTGGACGTGTCACAGCTG GGATGATGGAGCAGGTGAAAGGCGTGAGCTACCCGTTGGGCGAGTTCCTCGGTCCAGCTTACTGGCGGAATGGACCTGAAGTTCGACCCCCCGGTCAGACTGAGATGGAATACGAAAAGTCACTACTCgttaacaaagaaaacgacTTGTTCCACTGCGTCATCTACCTCGCTCCAG GCGATTATCATTGCTTCCATTCACCGGTGGACTGGACAGTCAACTTTCGACGACATTTTCCAGGTGCATTACTTAGCGTGAATCCGAGCATCGCCAAATGGGTGGCGGGCCTGTTCAGCCTGAACGAACGAGCCGTTTACGTTGGCCAATGGAAGCACGGTTTCTTCTCGATGACACCCGTCGGCGCCACAAATGTCGGCTCAATCCGAGTTTATGGCGACCAGGACCTGAGGACCAACTGCACCAAATGGGCCCTACCTCTGCCTTACTACGACCGTTACATGGGACCGGCCGAGTCCGATTCCAAGGAGATTCCACTGCATAAAGGCGAGATATTTGGTGAATTCAATCTCGGCTCCACCATCGTCCTCATCTTTGAAGCTCCAAAGGATTTCGAATTCAGCATACGGCCCGGGGAAAAGATCCGAATGGGCCAGTCGCTCCACGTCACCGGTTCCAGCGTGAAACAAGAAGCTGTTGCGCACTAG
- the LOC130701262 gene encoding carboxypeptidase D-like: MKTAVWYTSTFLVIFVYLYCYLVQFIRGAEIRPQLHLHQPLLRNRLGGAQPPSHMASLPPVIVGAPSRHLGWPLGGSSGGNQHPSLQRHLPPVPPPPPASVFSDYLTPGNMAVSSSISVSSSVSSAPVHPSVTAAPATPAAPKPLDFSYHNYEDMTTWLKHFSASNPDLTALYSIGKSVQGRELWVMVVSSSPFQHMKGKPDVKYVANIHGNEAVSREMALHLIEHLVKNYREDGYVRWLLEQTRIHILPSLNPDGFEVAREGTCTGGQGRYNARGFDLNRNFPDYFKQNTKRVQPETEAYKEWIAKIQFTLSAGLHAGALVASYPFDNTPNSVYQAFTSTPSLTPDDDVFHHLAALYARNHATMYQGVACKPGSPSFPNGTTNGAAWYPLTGGAQDYSYVWTGTMEITVEMACCKYPPASELPVHWSEHRQALIRFVGEAHRGVRGFVTDGNGRPLENVAMKIKGRDAPFQTTKHGEFWRILLPGYYRIEAYKEGYEPVEEDFSVTDHHATQVNLTLFKQVDTKNGFGTLDDVSNYYALSTSEERPNKRHPSISNKQDVPHPTGLSGLLITLRSQMDNLFANLFG; encoded by the exons atgaagacgGCTGTTTGGTACACGTCGACATTTCTCGTCATCTTCGTCTACCTATATTGCTACCTGGTGCAGTTCATCCGCGGTGCGGAAATCCGGCCGCAACTGCATCTGCACCAGCCGCTGTTGCGCAACCGACTCGGAGGGGCACAGCCACCGTCACACATGGCATCTCTTCCGCCAGTGATTGTTGGCGCTCCTTCGCGTCATCTCGGCTGGCCATTAGGCGGATCAAGTGGCGGAAATCAGCATCCGTCCTTGCAGCGCCATCTTCCTCCGGTACCACCTCCTCCGCCAGCCTCGGTCTTCTCCGATTACTTGACGCCGGGCAACATGGCCGTTTCGTCATCCATCTCGGTGTCATCTTCCGTGTCGTCGGCTCCCGTTCATCCGTCAGTGACGGCCGCTCCAGCAACTCCCGCAGCTCCCAAACCGCTGGATTTCAGTTATCATAATTACGAAGACATGACGACCTGGTTGAAGCACTTTAGCGCATCCAATCCCGATCTAACGGCCCTTTACTCCATCGGCAAATCCGTTCAAG GTCGCGAATTGTGGGTAATGGTGGTATCTTCTTCTCCGTTCCAACACATGAAAGGCAAGCCGGATGTCAAGTACGTGGCAAACATCCACGGTAACGAGGCCGTCAGCAGAGAAATGGCCCTCCATCTTATCGAA CATTTGGTTAAAAACTACAGGGAAGACGGCTACGTCCGCTGGCTCTTGGAGCAGACTCGCATCCACATTTTGCCAAGTTTGAATCCAGACGGATTCGAAGTGGCCCGCGAGGGGACTTGCACCGGTGGTCAAGGAAG GTACAACGCGCGTGGTTTCGATTTGAATCGAAACTTTCCCGATTACTTCAAGCAGAACACTAAACGTGTACAACCGGAAACTGAAGCCTACAAGGAATGGATAGCTAAGATTCAATTCACCCTATCCGCTGGACTCCATGCCGGTGCATTAGTCGCTTCCTATCCCTTCGATAACACTCCTAACTCAG TTTACCAAGCGTTCACGTCGACTCCGTCCCTGACGCCGGACGACGACGTCTTCCATCATTTGGCGGCCCTGTATGCACGCAATCACGCTACCATGTACCAAGGAGTGGCGTGCAAGCCCGGCTCGCCCTCCTTCCCCAACGGGACGACCAACGGAGCGGCCTGGTACCCGTTGACGGGCGGAGCTCAAGATTACTCGTACGTTTGGACGGGCACGATGGAGATCACCGTCGAAATGGCCTGTTGCAAATACCCGCCGGCATCTGAATTGCCCGTCCATTGGAGCGAGCATCGGCAAGCGCTTATCCGTTTCGTGGGAGAAGCTCACCGTGGCGTACGAGGTTTCGTGACCGACGGTAACGGTCGACCGCTAGAAAACGTCGCAATGAAAATCAAAGGTCGCGACGCACCGTTCCAGACTACCAAACATGGCGAATTTTGGCGCATTCTTTTACCAGGCTATTATCGGATTGAG GCATATAAAGAAGGTTACGAACCGGTTGAAGAAGATTTTAGCGTCACCGATCATCACGCCACGCAAGTCAATCTGACTCTTTTCAAACAG GTTGACACTAAAAATGGATTTGGAACATTAGACGACGTCAGTAATTACTACGCCTTATCGACGAGTGAAGAACGACCCAACAAACGACACCCTAGCATTTCCAATAAACAG GACGTTCCCCATCCTACGGGACTCAGTGGGCTCCTGATCACGCTGAGATCGCAAATGGACAATCTCTTTGCAAACCTATTTGGTTGA
- the LOC130701250 gene encoding ataxin-2-like protein, whose amino-acid sequence MNKSKAKMGKPTTPQNTSGNCNVTSRNTPPSRNKTDKDIPYEGIYQNLRFCETITSLMGNTVQIQLSNGKIFEGIFSTFSPQLEVVLELVHTVDPSQPDKIDIKSVSREVVFGSQMIVMMSSKDVELDYATKDFATDTSISRFNGLSGEKELEPWEGDGDDCNISLDNANGWDPNEMFARNEKVYGVQSSFEQDLSQYTCKLERRDSAEFKEREAQASLLANSIEGNAASKAQAELENASDEEEKYSAVVRPSHDRERREPRDFRDFSNRSSDRGGTAASGSGGSTASTNAGGGGAHNSKYVHPNKRPIKGGIQNMGKIMRSTPPPHGAHGGHAHSNLAPRHQSVGGGGGGGGGGGGSYHGGNNYDGDGRAVHTSQSHPNNSGPVHHGGSYHQGGPQHQPFQGSSQGRGSSSGPYYNRSQGPPGGYNNNKTSAQQSDSRLANGDERKVNRDSAYDSKSSHAPSHSHAPISSLPQRDHGPKEQRKTYAGKTRDDQNSDLKKFGQDFRLALSGPAETTPVEENKAAPSPTTGNPAPTPNKTSTPPPPAPVAPVVSPAVGATSALTPAAPTAPVATPSAQTVPAQPSRSPVVSPVQVNATPTVVTPPGASVGTPREATPVDDKVGESVEKMSDTLKKSSLNPNAKEFVLNPNARVFVPTPPRSHTPQTQQGGQMLIPAPMTQLGPNMGGGMGGSGSPAQGLPLMPVVHYVPANPGGVQNQGPNQGGNQPHYTAHNPGGTRFRKPSPMPVHRPELASPMHVAAATGQPLMAPAPIGGPQLFYPPQGAMMQGTPQPYTQLYAMRLVGPQMQGMVSNSSFGDTMTTGHGPIYMTSHMSPGHGQGMNNQGQMAPSQQQQHHHPNSTPSPAQQHSMAQTQSGNPPQLIYQTAGGHHGHSQGPLHSHHAPYPMVLLPPGHTQLPPGVSGPSGGPGGPQGVQLLPLGSSAAMGMPIPQIHYIQQAPGNQALQRLV is encoded by the exons ATGAATAAATCCAAGGCAAAAATGGGCAAGCCCACAACCCCTCAAAATACTTCGGGGAACTGCAATGTTACGAGTCGCAACACACCACCTTctagaaacaaaacagacaAAGATATCCCTTATGAAGGCATTTATCAGAATTTAAGATTTTGTGAAACAATTACTTCCCTTATGGGGAATACAGTTCAG ATTCAACTTTCGAATGGGAAAATATTTGAAGGAATTTTTAGCACGTTTTCTCCTCAGTTAGAAGTTGTTTTAGAACTGGTTCATACAGTTGACCCCAGCCAGCCTGATAAAATTGACATTAAATCAGTTTCTAGGGAGGTTGTCTTTGGTTCCCAAATGATTGTTATGATGAGCTCCAAAGATGTGGAACTAGATTATGCAACTAAAG ATTTTGCCACTGATACATCCATTAGCCGTTTTAATGGGCTTAGTGGAGAGAAAGAGCTTGAGCCCTGGGAGGGTGATGGTGATGATTGTAACATTTCCTTGGACAATGCT AATGGATGGGATCCCAATGAAATGTTTGCCAGGAATGAAAAAGTCTATGGAGTTCAGTCTAGTTTTGAGCAAGACTTGTCACAGTATACGTGTAAACTGGAAAGGAGAGACTCTGCCGAATTCAA GGAAAGAGAAGCTCAAGCGTCACTCCTGGCTAACAGTATCGAAGGGAACGCCGCCTCTAAAGCACAGGCGGAACTCGAAAACGCTagtgatgaagaagaaaagtacTCTGCCGTGGTAAGGCCCAGCCATGATCGTGAACGCCGAGAGCCCCGTGACTTCCGAGACTTTAGTAACCGCTCATCTGACCGAGGAGGGACCGCAGCGAGTGGCAGCGGAGGAAGCACGGCATCCACTAATGCCGGTGGGGGTGGTGCTCATAACT CGAAATACGTTCATCCGAATAAGCGGCCTATTAAAGGTGGTATTCAAAATATGGGCAAGATTATGCGCTCTACGCCACCTCCCCACGGTGCCCATGGAGGGCACGCTCATTCTAACCTAGCTCCTCGACATCAGTCGGtaggaggaggtggtggtggaggCGGCGGAGGTGGTGGATCTTACCATGGGGGTAACAACTACGATGGCGATGGCCGGGCTGTTCACACTTCGCAGTCGCACCCCAACAACTCGGGGCCAGTACACCATGGAGGAAGCTACCATCAGGGTGGGCCACAACACCAGCCATTCCAAGGATCTTCTCAAGGGCGGGGCTCTTCTTCCGGTCCATACTATAACCGCTCCCAAGGACCGCCTGGTGgttataacaataataaaaccTCTGCTCAACAATCGGATTCTCGCTTGGCGAACGGCGACGAGCGCAAAGTCAACCGCGACTCGGCTTACGACTCGAAAAGTAGTCACGCTCCATCCCATTCGCACGCCCCAATTTCTTCACTTCCCCAACGCGACCACGGTCCAAAAGAGCAAAGGAAGACGTACGCAG GCAAGACTAGAGATGACCAAAACTCGGATCTGAAGAAATTTGGTCAAGATTTTCGCCTGGCATTATCCGGGCCAGCTGAAACTACCCctgttgaagaaaataaagcaGCTCCTTCTCCTACGACAGGCAATCCGGCTCCAACACCTAACAAAACAAGCACTCCTCCGCCACCGGCTCCAGTTGCACCCGTTGTTTCGCCAGCCGTTGGCGCCACATCTGCCTTGACTCCTGCCGCCCCAACGGCACCCGTGGCTACGCCTTCTGCTCAGACTGTTCCGGCACAGCCATCTCGTTCACCGGTTGTCAGCCCCGTGCAGGTCAATGCGACGCCTACTGTGGTCACGCCTCCTGGCGCTAGCGTTGGCACTCCTCGCGAAGCAACACCAGTGGATGATAAAGTAGGCGAATCCGTAGAAAAGATGTCAGACACACTGAAGAAATCAAGCTTGAATCCAAATGCGAAAGAATTCGTTCTAAATCCAAACGCACGGGTCTTTGTACCG ACTCCCCCTCGGTCTCATACCCCACAAACTCAACAAGGTGGTCAGATGTTAATACCTGCACCCATGACCCAATTAGGACCCAATATGGGTGGTGGTATGGGTGGTTCGGGTAGTCCTGCACAAGGTCTGCCTTTAATGCCCGTTGTCCACTACGTTCCTGCCAATCCAGGTGGAGTACAAAACCAGGGACCCAACCAAGGTGGTAACCAACCACACTACACAGCCCACAATCCGGGCGGGACGCGATTCCGCAAGC CCTCACCGATGCCCGTCCATCGACCGGAATTAGCGTCGCCGATGCACGTGGCCGCCGCCACGGGACAGCCTTTGATGGCACCTGCCCCAATTGGTGGACCACAGCTCTTCTATCCGCCGCAAGGTGCCATGATGCAAGGAACACCCCAGCCTTATACACAG TTGTACGCGATGCGCTTAGTTGGACCGCAGATGCAGGGCATGGTTTCAAATTCGTCATTCGGTGACACAATGACAACGGGACACGGTCCAATCTACATGACGTCACATATGTCACCGGGCCATGGTCAAGGAATGAACAACCAAGGTCAAATGGCACCttcgcagcagcagcagcaccacCACCCTAATTCGACTCCGTCGCCAGCTCAACAGCACTCAATGGCCCAGACTCAAAGCGGGAATCCCCCTCAATTGATATACCAAACAGCTG GAGGACATCATGGACACTCACAAGGTCCCCTCCATAGCCACCATGCCCCCTATCCTATGGTGTTGCTCCCCCCGGGTCATACCCAGCTGCCACCGGGCGTCTCCGGACCGTCAGGCGGTCCGGGAGGCCCACAGGGCGTGCAGCTCCTTCCGCTTGGCTCGTCGGCCGCAATGGGCATGCCCATACCTCAAATTCATTACATTCAGCAAGCCCCCGGTAATCAAGCACTTCAACGCTTGGTCTGA
- the LOC130703344 gene encoding membrane protein BRI3-like isoform X1: MNSTLSGAKSDFSFHLNQTDGEFHCSAIDYQLPTPNSNKLILTRIAKPVQVHQSNNVIHGTSNAREYKAETIITSDSEVACDQLCSHCNVGVVEKNFTFSGVLLCLICFPFGFIWLFWMMESQCNHCGKIYL, encoded by the exons ATGAATTCAACTTTGTCAGGCGCAAAaagtgatttttcttttcaccttAACCAAACAGATG GTGAATTTCACTGCAGTGCTATCGACTACCAATTGCCAACTCCGAACTCCAATAAGCTTATCCTAACTCGGATCGCCAAGCCCGTACAAGTCCATCAGTCAAATAACGTCATCCATGGCACATCAAATGCTAGAGAATACAAAGCTGAAACTATTATTACCAGCGATTCTGAGGTAGCATGCGATCAACTCTGCTCACACTGTAAT GTTGGCGTAGTGgagaaaaattttacattttccgGAGTTCTATTATGCCTcatttgtttcccttttggtTTCATCTGGCTCTTTTGGATGATGGAATCGCAATGCAACCATTGCGGGAAGATATATTTATGA
- the LOC130703345 gene encoding membrane protein BRI3-like — protein MDSKHENPPPYSESQGPPPPPGFTQPQQGYPYPTQQPYPYTTQQTYPNTNQYPSSYNNPTVINVVPPPQNHSHQVLIVGGCPTCRVGVLDERPTCCGICCCIMFFPIGLICLFTMRQKVCVNCGAQFH, from the exons ATGGACTCAAAACATGAAAATCCGCCTCCATATTCGGAATCACAAG GCCCGCCTCCGCCGCCTGGCTTTACACAGCCCCAACAAGGTTATCCTTACCCAACGCAACAACCATACCCTTATACCACTCAACAAACCTACCCAAATACAAATCAATATCCTTCAAGCTACAACAATCCAACTGTTATCAACGTTGTTCCGCCTCCGCAAAATCATAGCCATCAAGTACTCATTGTCGGCGGTTGCCCGACATGTAGG GTTGGCGTACTTGACGAGAGGCCTACCTGTTGCGGAATTTGCTGTTGCATTATGTTCTTCCCTATTG GTCTAATTTGCTTATTTACGATGAGACAGAAGGTCTGCGTTAACTGTGGCGCACAATTTCATTAG
- the LOC130703344 gene encoding membrane protein BRI3-like isoform X2, with translation MNSTLSGAKSEFHCSAIDYQLPTPNSNKLILTRIAKPVQVHQSNNVIHGTSNAREYKAETIITSDSEVACDQLCSHCNVGVVEKNFTFSGVLLCLICFPFGFIWLFWMMESQCNHCGKIYL, from the exons ATGAATTCAACTTTGTCAGGCGCAAAaa GTGAATTTCACTGCAGTGCTATCGACTACCAATTGCCAACTCCGAACTCCAATAAGCTTATCCTAACTCGGATCGCCAAGCCCGTACAAGTCCATCAGTCAAATAACGTCATCCATGGCACATCAAATGCTAGAGAATACAAAGCTGAAACTATTATTACCAGCGATTCTGAGGTAGCATGCGATCAACTCTGCTCACACTGTAAT GTTGGCGTAGTGgagaaaaattttacattttccgGAGTTCTATTATGCCTcatttgtttcccttttggtTTCATCTGGCTCTTTTGGATGATGGAATCGCAATGCAACCATTGCGGGAAGATATATTTATGA
- the LOC130701346 gene encoding uncharacterized protein LOC130701346: MGNDNILIVQGKNGNKKFELHVTFQTSVGDLCTEIERETEIPVHCQRVIYNGRALNNHAEDMNKHLGTLGLKSPAKVLVLGKKADEEDENYKLMKKWEVSCDSLARQLSGFEKDILEIERGFAPKPLIDNLPKTVKKINCLAEELMTILIALDELSFKENQKEARAKRKCIIDRIHLLHKKCDEMVLSAKQLQSGKS, from the exons ATGGGCAACGACAATATTTTAATCGTTCAAGGAAAAAATG gaaataaaaaatttgagtTACATGTTACCTTCCAAACGTCCGTTGGTGATCTCTGTACCGAAATCGAACGAGAAACGGAAATTCCTGTTCACTGCCAAAGAGTTATATATAACGGTCGAGCTCTAAACAACCATGCCGAAGACATGAATAAACATTTAGGCACCCTAGGATTAAAATCTCCTGCAAAAGTTTTAGTGCTCGGTAAAAAAGCTGACGAAGAGGATGAAAATTACAAACTAATGAAGAAATGGGAAGTATCATGTGACTCTCTTGCACGGCAACTTAGTGGTTTTGAAAAGGATATTCTAGAAATAGAAAGG GGGTTTGCACCTAAGCCATTGATTGATAATTTGCCAAAAACtgtcaaaaaaattaattgtttggCTGAGGAATTAATGACAATTTTGATAGCTCTTGATGAACTCAGcttcaaagaaaaccaaaaagaagcaagagcaaaaagaaaatgcataaTTGACAGAATTCATTTGCTGCACAAAAAGTGTGATGAAATG GTACTTTCAGCAAAACAGTTGCAAAGTGGAAAATCTTGA
- the LOC130701298 gene encoding phosphatidylserine decarboxylase proenzyme, mitochondrial-like isoform X1, with product MKVTLATRLSGTMGEGATPWLRRPFVPRPRKWTPRWKGPFTRPIFRRSVSSSTGESNDVKATSAMAATAAFKGAKNSRWRRFVLKPFVFVQFFLGIGLLAIALKQFRRKNTHPAQSPELIAKDWEILYYRIIPFRAISRAWGWLTNCHLPVWARQPLLGLYARTFNCNLEEAMDGNLDNYSCLAEFFRRKLKNGVRPIDPASTVVAPSDGTVLNFGRVTAGMMEQVKGVSYPLGEFLGPAYWRNGPEVRPPGQTEMEYEKSLLVNKENDLFHCVIYLAPGDYHCFHSPVDWTVNFRRHFPGALLSVNPSIAKWVAGLFSLNERAVYVGQWKHGFFSMTPVGATNVGSIRVYGDQDLRTNCTKWALPLPYYDRYMGPAESDSKEIPLHKGEIFGEFNLGSTIVLIFEAPKDFEFSIRPGEKIRMGQSLHVTGSSVKQEAVAH from the exons ATGAAAGTGACATTAGCAACGCGTTTATCCGGTACTATGGGCGAGGGGGCAACTCCATGGCTCCGTCGGCCGTTTGTCCCGCGCCCCAGAAAATGGACTCCAAGGTGGAAAG GGCCGTTCACGAGGCCGATCTTCAGGCGAAGCGTGTCGTCCTCAACTGGCGAATCAAACGATGTTAAAGCCACGTCGGCCATGGCGGCCACCGCCGCATTTAAAGGTGCTAAAAATTCGCGGTGGCGTCGGTTCGTGTTGAAGCCTTTCGTCTTCGTCCAGTTCTTCTTGGGCATTGGATTGCTGGCCATCGCCTTGAAACAGTTCCGGCGCAAAAACACTCATCCAGCGCAATCTCCAGAACTTATCGCCAAAGATTGGGAG ATCCTGTACTATCGCATCATCCCCTTCCGTGCCATATCTCGCGCATGGGGTTGGTTAACCAACTGCCATTTACCGGTTTGGGCGCGACAGCCGCTTTTG GGTCTGTACGCCCGTACGTTCAACTGCAACCTGGAAGAAGCGATGGATGGCAATCTGGATAATTACTCATGTCTTGCTGAATTCTTTAGAAGGAAACTCAAGAACGGAGTGAGACCCATTGATCCGGCCAGTACGGTGGTAGCGCCTTCGGATGGAACCGTGTTGAATTTTGGACGTGTCACAGCTG GGATGATGGAGCAGGTGAAAGGCGTGAGCTACCCGTTGGGCGAGTTCCTCGGTCCAGCTTACTGGCGGAATGGACCTGAAGTTCGACCCCCCGGTCAGACTGAGATGGAATACGAAAAGTCACTACTCgttaacaaagaaaacgacTTGTTCCACTGCGTCATCTACCTCGCTCCAG GCGATTATCATTGCTTCCATTCACCGGTGGACTGGACAGTCAACTTTCGACGACATTTTCCAGGTGCATTACTTAGCGTGAATCCGAGCATCGCCAAATGGGTGGCGGGCCTGTTCAGCCTGAACGAACGAGCCGTTTACGTTGGCCAATGGAAGCACGGTTTCTTCTCGATGACACCCGTCGGCGCCACAAATGTCGGCTCAATCCGAGTTTATGGCGACCAGGACCTGAGGACCAACTGCACCAAATGGGCCCTACCTCTGCCTTACTACGACCGTTACATGGGACCGGCCGAGTCCGATTCCAAGGAGATTCCACTGCATAAAGGCGAGATATTTGGTGAATTCAATCTCGGCTCCACCATCGTCCTCATCTTTGAAGCTCCAAAGGATTTCGAATTCAGCATACGGCCCGGGGAAAAGATCCGAATGGGCCAGTCGCTCCACGTCACCGGTTCCAGCGTGAAACAAGAAGCTGTTGCGCACTAG